One region of Eretmochelys imbricata isolate rEreImb1 chromosome 2, rEreImb1.hap1, whole genome shotgun sequence genomic DNA includes:
- the KCNV1 gene encoding potassium voltage-gated channel subfamily V member 1 has translation MTRNAGLALPGAELAGLWRGAGGQRGALPAPPRPAPGRGSHSGRGAASSSSSSPDAQRGGRAGDDDDAKMLKTILPWIVAKKAHIVTIPNFKATGSYVDVSLWRPWAATGSCRMKSPPCCMSLSSQTTGQEPGDSTSLGSLESSVFCSEEEQGPLLQKVDPTLDCFTINVGGSRFVLSQQTLSCYPDTRLGKLAMVVSAARDVASSLLELCDDANLVENEYFFDRSSQAFRYILNYYQTGRLHVMEQLCALSFLQEIQYWGLDELSIDSCCRDRYFRRKELSEALDIKKDAEELDAQDEEEDFSGSLCPNVRQRLWEMLEKPRSSVAARTFGTLSMAFVVVSIANMALISVELSWLAPPLLDALEYVCIVWFTAEFALRLLCTRDRWSFLRSVANIIDLLAILPFYITLLVESMCGGESSQELENVGRIVQVLRLLRALRMLKLGRHSTGLRSLGMTIAQCYEEVGLLLLFLSVGISIFSTVEYFVEQGVPGTTFTSVPCAWWWATTSMTTVGYGDIRPDTTTGKVVAFMCILSGILVLALPIAIINDRFSACYFTLKIKEAALRQREALKKLTKNTSTDSNINVNLRDIYARSIMDMLRLRSRERASTRSSGGDDFWF, from the exons ATGACCCGGAACGCGGGTCTGGCGCTCCCGGGAGCTGAGCTCGCGGGGCTGTGGCGAGGCGCGGGCGGGCAGCGAGGAGCCCTGCCGGCGCCGCCGCGCCCCGCTCCCGGCCGAGGGAGCCACTCGGGCAGAGgagccgccagcagcagcagcagcagcccagatgCGCAGCGAGGCGGCCGGGCAG gtgatgatgatgatgctaaAATGCTAAAGACAATACTCCCCTGGATAGTTGCAAAGAAGGCACATATAGTTACAATCCCAAATTTCAAAGCAACTGGATCTTACGTTGATGTCTCATTATG GAGACCGTGGGCTGCTACTGGCAGCTGCAGGATGAAGTCGCCTCCCTGCTGCATGTCCCTTTCTTCCCAGACAACCGGACAGGAACCAGGGGACAGCACATCGTTGGGTTCCCTGGAGTCCAGCGTCTTCTGCagtgaggaggagcaggggcccTTGCTGCAGAAAGTTGACCCCACCTTAGACTGTTTCACCATCAATGTGGGAGGCAGCCGCTTCGTACTGTCCCAGCAAACTCTGTCTTGCTACCCAGACACCCGGCTCGGCAAGCTGGCCATGGTGGTGTCCGCTGCCCGGGATGTAGCCTCTAGCCTCCTGGAGCTCTGCGACGATGCCAACCTGGTGGAGAACGAGTATTTTTTCGACCGGAGCTCACAGGCATTTCGCTACATCCTGAATTATTACCAGACAGGAAGGTTGCATGTGATGGAGCAGCTGTGCGCCCTCTCCTTCCTGCAGGAGATCCAGTACTGGGGTCTGGACGAGCTCAGCATTGACTCCTGCTGCAGAGACAG GTACTTCAggaggaaggaactgagtgaaGCCTTGGATATCAAGAAAGATGCAGAAGAGCTGGATGCCCAGGATGAGGAAGAGGATTTCTCTGGGAGTCTCTGTCCCAATGTCAGGCAGAGGCTCTGGGAGATGCTGGAGAAGCCTCGCTCTTCTGTAGCTGCCAGGACTTTTGGCACCCTCTCTATGGCCTTTGTTGTCGTGTCCATTGCCAACATGGCCTTGATTTCTGTGGAGCTGAGCTGGTTGGCGCCCCCACTACTGGACGCCCTGGAGTATGTGTGCATTGTCTGGTTCACAGCGGAGTTTGCCTTGCGGCTCCTGTGCACACGGGATCGGTGGAGCTTCCTGAGGAGCGTGGCGAACATCATCGACCTGCTGGCCATTTTACCCTTCTACATCACCCTGCTGGTGGAGAGCATGTGCGGTGGGGAGAGCTCTCAAGAGCTGGAGAATGTGGGGCGCATCGTCCAGGTGCTGAGGCTGCTCAGAGCTCTGCGTATGCTGAAGCTGGGCAGACATTCCACAG GCTTGCGATCTCTTGGGATGACTATTGCACAATGCTACGAGGAGGTtggcctgctgctgctttttctctctGTGGGAATATCTATATTTTCCACGGTGGAGTATTTTGTTGAACAAGGTGTCCCTGGCACAACTTTCACAAGTGTGCCCTGTGCATGGTGGTGGGCAACAACTTCCATGACAACCGTTGGTTATGGCGACATTAGACCAGACACTACCACTGGCAAGGTAGTGGCCTTTATGTGTATATTATCGGGAATATTGGTCTTGGCTTTGCCTATAGCTATAATAAATGACCGTTTTTCTGCTTGTTATTTTACGCTGAAGATAAAGGAGGCTGCTCTTCGACAGCGTGAAGCTTTAAAGAAGCTCACAAAGAACACATCCACTGACTCAAATATCAATGTTAATTTGCGAGACATATATGCTCGCAGTATCATGGATATGTTACGGttaagaagcagagagagagcaagcaccAGGAGCAGTGGTGGAGATGATTTTTGGTTTTGA